A single genomic interval of Macadamia integrifolia cultivar HAES 741 chromosome 6, SCU_Mint_v3, whole genome shotgun sequence harbors:
- the LOC122081236 gene encoding phosphatidylinositol transfer protein 1-like: MVQIKEFRIVMPVSVDEYRIAQTYMVMKMQQQDTTGNEGVEILENKSFEDDVFGKGQYTSKLYRLQSKVPTWLSAIVPADALLLQEGAWDAYPRCKTVIKCPYYPKFLLTIETIHMADNGNSENVHGLSKELLKARKVETIDIASTARDYWSNFVGPSNINLSEFRSSRTARGPLSEGWQDRCDPVMTAYKLVTIDVPFLGFKSRLEHAVLSGERALFLESHKNCFAWIDEWFGMTMEQIQELERQNGSSLNKEIIRSSSKAVEEDLDATDSSDSSDLSEESNVKRA, translated from the exons ATGGTTCAGATTAAAGAGTT TCGGATCGTCATGCCTGTGTCAGTAGATGAG TATCGGATAGCTCAGACGTACATGGTCATGAAAATGCAGCAGCAAGATACTACAGGTAATGAAGGGGTAGAGATCTTAGAGAACAAGTCGTTCGAAGATGACGTTTTTGGAAAGGGTCAATATACATCGAAACTTTATCGCTTGCAAAG CAAAGTTCCTACATGGTTGAGTGCTATAGTTCCAGCAGATGCTCTCCTCTTGCAAGAGGGTGCTTGGGATGCATACCCAAGATGCAAGACAG TGATCAAG TGCCCCTATTATCCCAAGTTTCTTTTAACCATTGAAACCATTCACATGGCTGACAATGGAAACTCAGAAAAT GTACATGGCTTAAGCAAGGAGCTGCTGAAGGCCAGGAAAGTGGAAACTATTGATATAGCTTCAACTGCAAGGGACTATTGGAGTAATTTTGTTGGTCCCAGCAATATTAACCTCTCCGAGTTCAGATCAAGTAGGACAGCTCGTGGACCACTTTCCGAGGGGTGGCAG GACAGGTGTGATCCAGTGATGACAGCATACAAATTGGTAACAATAGATGTTCCATTCTTGGGCTTTAAAAGTCGACTGGAGCATGCTGTGCTTTCG GGTGAAAGAGCACTCTTCCTGGAAAGCCATAAGAATTGTTTTGCTTGGATTGATGAATGGTTTGGGATGACGATGGAACAGATTCAGGAGCTTGAACGGCAAAATGGTTCCTCATTAAATAAG GAAATTATCAGATCAAGTTCAAAGGCTGTTGAGGAAGACCTTGATGCCACAGATTCAAGCGATAGCAG TGATTTGTCTGAAGAGTCAAATGTGAAAAGAGCCTAG